From one Enterococcus sp. DIV2402 genomic stretch:
- the parC gene encoding DNA topoisomerase IV subunit A has protein sequence MEHTNNIQELTLEEVMGDRFGRYSKYIIQERALPDIRDGLKPVQRRILFAMNKDGNTHEKGFRKSAKSVGNIMGNYHPHGDSSIYEAMVRMSQDWKLREILIEMHGNNGSMDGDPPAAMRYTEARLSQLSGELLKDIEKETVDFVWNFDDTEKEPTVLPAKYPNLLVNGSTGISAGYATEIPTHNLDEVINGTIYLIDHPQASLDKLMEFIPGPDFPTGGILQGKEEIKKAYETGKGKVILRSKTRIETIRGGKQQIIINEIPYEVNKATLVKKMDEIRLNKKIEGIAEVRDESDRTGLQIVVELKKDVNAQGILNYLFKNTELQINYNFNMVAIDEMRPQQVGLKRILESYIKHRRGVVLKRSCYDLAKAETRQHIVDGLIKALSILDAVIATIRGSKDKKDAKNNLIIEHQFTEVQAEAIVTLQLYRLTNTDITQLKAEAEELAAIIAHLQKIINNETELLKVVKKELREVKKQYGQARLTRIEDEIQEIKIETEVLVPQEDVVISVTHEGYIKRSSLRSYAASKPEELGMKDGDYVLYTGPANTLDHLLLITNKGNVIYRPIHELPDMRWKEIGEHISQTILNFSVDESILGVFTYNELNPLKNFVLISREGLIKQTRMTEFESWRTYKSRPTTIIKFKSKTDELTNVFLVNQEESLDVFLASEKSFGLRYPLTEVPVVGPKAAGVKSMNLKEGDSVVNGTLVYSEGDTPIVIVTQRGAVKRMLAQELTQLGRAKRGLMILRELKAHPHRIVYMGNGENRQLRLQNQKGEEQLISTDSYAINDRTSNGSFVMDEKQGGEVTSVIEITDPSITNDETVV, from the coding sequence TTGGAACACACAAACAATATTCAAGAATTAACATTGGAAGAAGTCATGGGAGATCGCTTTGGAAGATATTCTAAATATATCATTCAAGAACGAGCATTACCTGATATTCGAGACGGTTTAAAGCCGGTGCAACGTAGGATTTTATTCGCGATGAATAAAGATGGGAATACCCATGAAAAAGGGTTTCGAAAATCTGCTAAATCTGTCGGGAACATTATGGGGAACTACCATCCTCACGGCGATAGCAGTATTTACGAAGCAATGGTTCGGATGAGTCAAGATTGGAAACTACGTGAAATCTTGATTGAAATGCACGGAAACAACGGAAGTATGGATGGAGATCCTCCTGCTGCGATGCGTTACACTGAAGCACGTTTATCACAATTAAGTGGTGAATTATTAAAAGATATTGAAAAAGAAACGGTCGATTTTGTCTGGAACTTTGATGATACCGAAAAGGAACCAACTGTTTTACCAGCAAAATATCCCAATTTACTAGTAAATGGTTCTACCGGTATTTCTGCTGGTTATGCAACAGAAATTCCAACGCATAATTTAGATGAAGTAATTAATGGAACGATTTATTTGATTGATCATCCTCAAGCTTCTTTAGATAAATTGATGGAATTTATTCCAGGTCCAGATTTTCCAACAGGTGGTATTTTACAAGGGAAAGAAGAAATCAAAAAAGCTTATGAAACAGGCAAAGGAAAAGTGATTTTACGTTCGAAAACACGTATTGAAACGATTCGTGGCGGCAAGCAACAAATCATTATTAATGAAATCCCTTATGAAGTAAATAAAGCAACTCTTGTTAAGAAAATGGATGAAATTCGTTTGAATAAAAAAATCGAAGGAATAGCTGAAGTTCGTGATGAAAGCGATCGAACTGGGTTACAAATTGTTGTGGAATTGAAAAAAGACGTGAATGCTCAAGGAATTTTGAATTATTTGTTCAAAAATACGGAGTTACAAATCAACTACAACTTTAATATGGTTGCTATTGATGAAATGCGTCCACAGCAAGTAGGATTAAAACGAATTCTAGAAAGCTATATCAAGCATCGTCGTGGTGTCGTCTTAAAACGCAGTTGCTATGACCTTGCAAAAGCAGAAACTAGACAACATATAGTGGATGGTTTAATTAAAGCCTTGTCAATTTTAGATGCAGTTATTGCAACTATTCGTGGAAGTAAAGATAAAAAAGATGCCAAAAATAACTTGATTATTGAACATCAATTTACAGAAGTACAAGCAGAAGCAATTGTTACGTTACAACTATATCGTTTAACGAATACCGATATCACACAATTAAAAGCAGAAGCAGAAGAACTTGCCGCAATCATTGCTCACCTGCAAAAAATTATTAATAATGAAACTGAATTATTAAAAGTAGTTAAAAAAGAATTGCGTGAAGTTAAAAAACAATATGGTCAGGCGCGATTGACAAGAATTGAAGACGAAATTCAAGAAATCAAAATTGAAACAGAAGTCTTAGTACCCCAAGAAGATGTCGTGATATCTGTTACGCATGAAGGGTATATTAAACGCAGTAGTCTCCGATCTTATGCAGCTTCAAAACCAGAAGAGCTTGGGATGAAAGATGGCGACTATGTTTTATATACCGGACCAGCAAATACACTGGATCATCTATTATTGATTACTAATAAGGGGAATGTGATTTATCGACCGATCCATGAATTACCTGACATGCGCTGGAAAGAAATTGGCGAACACATCTCGCAAACAATTTTGAACTTCTCAGTAGATGAGTCCATTTTAGGTGTATTTACGTATAATGAATTAAATCCATTGAAGAATTTTGTTTTAATTAGTCGAGAAGGATTAATTAAACAAACACGTATGACGGAATTTGAATCGTGGCGAACATATAAGAGTCGTCCGACAACAATTATTAAGTTCAAATCAAAAACAGATGAATTAACAAATGTCTTCTTGGTTAATCAAGAGGAAAGTTTAGATGTCTTTTTAGCAAGTGAAAAGTCTTTTGGTCTACGTTATCCATTAACAGAAGTACCTGTTGTGGGACCAAAAGCAGCAGGTGTTAAATCAATGAATCTCAAAGAAGGAGATTCGGTTGTAAATGGTACATTGGTCTATTCTGAAGGGGATACACCAATTGTTATCGTTACACAGCGAGGGGCTGTCAAACGGATGTTAGCCCAAGAATTAACGCAATTAGGTCGTGCGAAACGTGGTTTAATGATTTTAAGAGAGCTAAAAGCGCATCCGCATCGGATTGTTTATATGGGGAATGGCGAGAATAGACAGCTTCGTCTGCAAAATCAAAAAGGGGAAGAACAACTGATTTCTACAGACAGTTATGCTATAAATGATCGTACTTCAAATGGTTCTTTTGTCATGGATGAAAAACAAGGTGGCGAGGTAACATCAGTTATCGAAATAACAGACCCATCAATTACAAATGACGAAACTGTTGTATAA
- the pflB gene encoding formate C-acetyltransferase, with the protein MASVTNKTERLNTAWEGFKGGQWKKEINTRDFIQANYTEYRGDDSFLEGIAPSTDKLWTKLQELFEVQHQQNGVYDMDNNIPSTLTSHAPGYLLEEEEKIVGLQTDVPLKQAFQPFGGINMANNALVSNGYEADEEMTKVFSEWRKTHNQGVFDVYTPEMRLARKNKIITGLPDAYGRGRIIGDYRRVALYGVDFLMEQKKKDHDNTGNKVMTDDVIRLREEITEQYRALNDLKKMAASYGFDISRPAENAQEAIQWLYFGYLGAIKSQNGAAMSIGRISAFLDIYIQRDLERGVIAEFEAQEMIDHLIMKLRMVKFARTPEYNQLFSGYPIWATLSIAGMGMDGRSLVTKSDFRILHTLTNMGPSPEPNLTVLYSSHLPEGFRTYAAKIAKESSSIQFENDDLLRTNWGSDDCAIACCVSATVTGKDMQFFGARANLAKAVLYAINGGMDEKTKMQVGPKYRPMTGETLDYHEFMERFKDIMDWLAELYVNTLNVIHYMHDKYAYEAAQLALMDSDLKRTFATGIAGISHATDSVMAIKHGNVQVIRDEDGMAIDYVPQNEFPTYGNDNEEADEMANWILDYFMTQIKRQHTYRNSRPTTSLLTITSNVVYGKATGNTPDGRRAGKPLAPGANPSYQDGKFLGEKNGLLASLNSTARLEYTHALDGISNTQTINPNGLGKDEETRINNLRNVMDGYFDKGGYHLNVNVFTNELLLDAQKHPEKYPNLTIRVSGYAVKFRDLTPEQQADVIARTSHSKL; encoded by the coding sequence ATGGCATCAGTAACAAACAAAACAGAACGATTAAATACTGCTTGGGAAGGATTTAAAGGCGGACAATGGAAAAAAGAAATTAATACTCGTGATTTTATTCAAGCAAACTACACAGAATACCGCGGAGATGATAGCTTTTTAGAAGGAATTGCCCCTAGCACAGATAAATTATGGACAAAATTACAAGAATTGTTTGAAGTGCAACATCAGCAAAATGGGGTTTATGATATGGATAATAATATCCCATCTACTTTAACCTCACATGCACCAGGCTATCTACTTGAAGAAGAAGAAAAAATTGTTGGTTTGCAAACAGATGTGCCATTGAAACAAGCATTTCAACCATTTGGTGGCATTAACATGGCAAATAATGCGTTAGTTTCAAACGGTTATGAAGCAGATGAAGAAATGACAAAAGTCTTTAGTGAGTGGAGAAAAACACATAATCAAGGCGTTTTTGATGTATATACGCCAGAAATGCGTTTAGCTCGCAAAAACAAAATTATTACAGGTCTACCAGATGCTTATGGTCGTGGTCGAATCATCGGTGACTATCGTCGTGTGGCGTTGTACGGTGTCGATTTCTTAATGGAACAAAAGAAAAAAGATCACGATAATACTGGAAATAAAGTGATGACCGATGACGTTATTCGTTTACGTGAAGAAATTACAGAACAATATCGTGCATTAAATGATCTGAAGAAAATGGCAGCTTCTTATGGATTTGATATTTCTCGCCCAGCTGAAAATGCTCAAGAAGCAATCCAATGGTTATACTTCGGTTACTTAGGCGCCATTAAATCACAAAATGGGGCAGCGATGTCAATTGGACGTATTTCTGCATTCTTAGATATTTATATCCAACGCGATTTAGAACGCGGTGTGATTGCTGAATTTGAAGCTCAAGAAATGATTGATCATTTAATTATGAAATTACGTATGGTGAAATTTGCACGTACACCAGAATACAATCAATTATTCTCAGGTTACCCAATTTGGGCAACGTTATCAATTGCTGGTATGGGTATGGACGGACGTTCACTTGTTACGAAGAGCGATTTCCGTATTTTACACACATTAACAAATATGGGACCATCACCAGAACCAAACTTAACTGTTTTATATTCTTCTCATTTACCAGAAGGCTTCAGAACTTATGCAGCTAAAATTGCAAAAGAAAGTTCTTCTATTCAATTTGAGAATGATGATTTATTACGAACAAACTGGGGATCAGATGACTGTGCAATTGCCTGCTGTGTATCTGCAACAGTTACTGGGAAAGATATGCAATTCTTTGGTGCTCGTGCTAACTTGGCAAAAGCTGTACTGTATGCCATTAATGGTGGTATGGATGAAAAAACAAAAATGCAAGTGGGTCCTAAATATCGCCCAATGACTGGTGAAACTTTGGATTATCATGAATTTATGGAACGCTTCAAAGATATTATGGATTGGTTAGCTGAATTATATGTAAATACATTAAACGTAATTCATTACATGCACGATAAATATGCGTATGAAGCTGCACAATTAGCATTGATGGATTCTGATTTGAAACGTACTTTTGCAACTGGTATTGCAGGGATTTCTCATGCCACAGATAGTGTAATGGCAATTAAACATGGAAATGTTCAAGTAATCCGTGATGAAGATGGCATGGCAATCGATTATGTTCCACAAAATGAATTCCCAACTTATGGTAATGATAATGAAGAAGCTGATGAGATGGCGAACTGGATTTTGGATTATTTCATGACACAAATTAAACGTCAACATACGTACCGTAATTCTCGTCCAACAACTTCATTATTAACAATTACATCTAATGTTGTTTATGGAAAAGCGACTGGAAATACACCAGATGGACGACGTGCAGGTAAACCACTTGCTCCAGGTGCCAACCCAAGTTATCAAGATGGTAAATTCCTAGGTGAGAAAAATGGTCTATTAGCATCATTGAATTCAACTGCTCGTTTGGAATATACACATGCACTAGATGGTATTTCAAATACACAAACCATCAATCCAAATGGTTTAGGAAAAGATGAAGAAACAAGAATTAATAATTTACGCAATGTCATGGATGGTTATTTTGACAAAGGTGGTTACCACTTAAACGTCAATGTATTCACAAATGAATTGCTATTAGATGCACAAAAACATCCAGAAAAATATCCAAACTTAACAATTCGTGTATCTGGTTATGCTGTGAAGTTCCGTGATTTAACACCTGAACAACAAGCAGACGTTATTGCAAGAACATCACATAGTAAATTGTAA
- the pflA gene encoding pyruvate formate-lyase-activating protein codes for MTTPVMGRIHSTESFGTVDGPGVRFIVFTQGCRMRCQFCHNPDTWKINDPKAALRSSDDVLAEAAKYRAYWGEKGGITVSGGEPLLQVDFLIDLFKKAKAQGIHTTLDTCGKPFTREEPFFSKFEELMNYTDLLLFDIKHIDNEAHKRLTTQSNENILEMAKYLSEIGKPVWIRHVLVPQRSDYDEFLIRLDDFIQTLNNVDKVEVLPYHTMGKYKWDELGIKYPLEGIEPPGQDRVSNAKELLHVNQYTGYLTR; via the coding sequence ATGACGACTCCAGTTATGGGAAGAATACATTCTACAGAAAGCTTTGGAACAGTTGATGGACCAGGTGTCCGCTTTATCGTATTCACTCAAGGATGTCGGATGCGTTGCCAATTTTGCCATAATCCAGATACTTGGAAAATCAATGATCCGAAAGCAGCTTTGCGCTCATCAGATGATGTGTTGGCAGAAGCTGCGAAATACCGTGCGTATTGGGGAGAAAAAGGTGGCATCACTGTAAGTGGTGGTGAGCCGTTGCTTCAAGTAGATTTTCTGATTGATTTGTTTAAAAAAGCAAAAGCACAAGGGATTCATACGACGTTAGATACGTGTGGAAAGCCATTTACTAGAGAAGAACCGTTTTTTAGTAAATTTGAAGAGTTAATGAATTATACAGATTTATTATTGTTTGACATTAAACATATTGATAATGAAGCGCATAAACGATTAACAACTCAAAGCAATGAGAATATTTTAGAAATGGCTAAGTATCTTTCTGAGATTGGGAAACCTGTTTGGATTCGTCATGTATTAGTTCCTCAACGGAGTGATTACGATGAGTTTTTGATTCGCTTAGACGATTTTATCCAAACGTTGAATAACGTCGATAAAGTAGAAGTGTTACCTTATCACACAATGGGTAAATACAAGTGGGACGAATTAGGAATTAAATATCCTTTAGAAGGTATTGAGCCTCCAGGTCAAGACCGAGTGAGCAATGCGAAAGAGTTATTGCATGTTAATCAATATACGGGCTATTTGACTCGGTAA
- a CDS encoding manganese-dependent inorganic pyrophosphatase: MSKILVFGHQNPDTDAIGAAIAFAELQKALGKDAEAVALGTPSEETQYALDHFELAAPRVVATVANETADVMLVDHNEFQQSVADIADVNILSVVDHHRIANFETANPLYYRAEPVGCTSTIVFKMYKENNVEVPGAIAGIMLSAIVSDTLLFKSPTCTEEDVQAAKALAAIAKVDLEAYGLEMLKAGTKLSDKSVETLLDLDAKSFPMGDKNVRIAQVNTVDLSEVFERQTDLEAAMSSANVENNYDLFLLVVTNILDSDSELLVVGEPKINVEKAFNVTLENNRAFLPGVVSRKKQVVPQLTESFN, from the coding sequence ATGTCAAAAATTTTAGTCTTTGGACACCAAAATCCAGATACAGATGCCATTGGTGCAGCAATTGCTTTTGCAGAATTACAAAAAGCTTTAGGGAAAGATGCGGAAGCAGTCGCATTAGGTACTCCAAGTGAAGAAACACAATATGCCTTGGACCATTTTGAGTTAGCTGCACCTCGTGTTGTAGCAACAGTCGCAAATGAAACAGCTGACGTGATGCTAGTTGACCACAACGAGTTCCAACAAAGTGTGGCAGATATTGCAGATGTCAATATTTTATCTGTAGTTGACCATCATAGAATTGCTAACTTTGAGACAGCAAACCCACTGTATTATCGTGCAGAACCTGTAGGATGTACAAGTACAATCGTATTTAAAATGTACAAGGAAAACAACGTCGAAGTACCAGGAGCGATTGCGGGTATCATGTTGTCTGCAATTGTATCAGATACATTATTGTTTAAGTCTCCTACGTGCACAGAAGAAGATGTTCAAGCGGCGAAAGCTCTAGCAGCCATTGCAAAAGTAGATTTAGAAGCGTATGGACTAGAAATGTTAAAAGCTGGGACAAAATTAAGTGATAAGTCTGTTGAAACACTATTAGATTTAGATGCCAAAAGTTTCCCAATGGGAGATAAAAATGTTCGTATCGCTCAAGTAAATACGGTAGATTTATCAGAAGTATTTGAACGTCAAACAGATTTAGAAGCAGCGATGAGCAGTGCAAATGTAGAGAATAACTATGATTTATTTTTATTAGTGGTAACCAACATTTTAGATAGCGATTCTGAATTGTTAGTTGTTGGTGAACCAAAAATTAATGTGGAAAAAGCTTTCAATGTGACATTAGAAAATAATCGTGCTTTTTTACCAGGAGTTGTTTCTCGTAAAAAACAAGTAGTTCCACAATTAACAGAAAGTTTTAATTAA
- a CDS encoding DUF1803 domain-containing protein — protein sequence MKIIYETSDTELAEIVSSPFFAELVTLLEAEIPTLRHLKEVFGNKVEKKLEKLIKKGIIQRKERRYFIAFPILEIDNKLLDDWVVTIVKSASEKNKRERIAFLEALFPHDNSEIFCGIETSIPLAYYDSLSNENLTVASLSVEEWPLTLPRYFSNLRTKPIEPVYKEVAQLIGDVDPKYYLDQVQVVIEKILVQRRRIRESIFIESMRKFGLIHKTEPLELCVPVYSSASSFEMQPQFNQLSVIMKRIILAKVMTELNVTATTSIFIKEER from the coding sequence ATGAAAATTATTTATGAAACATCTGATACAGAGTTGGCAGAAATAGTAAGCAGTCCTTTTTTTGCAGAATTAGTCACTTTGCTGGAAGCTGAAATTCCAACCCTGCGACATTTAAAAGAAGTATTTGGGAATAAAGTTGAGAAAAAACTGGAAAAATTGATAAAAAAAGGAATAATTCAGCGTAAAGAACGACGCTATTTTATTGCTTTCCCTATACTCGAAATTGATAATAAATTATTAGATGACTGGGTGGTAACAATTGTAAAAAGTGCATCGGAAAAAAATAAAAGAGAACGCATAGCTTTCTTAGAAGCTTTATTTCCTCATGATAATTCCGAAATATTTTGTGGAATAGAGACGTCTATTCCTTTAGCGTATTACGATTCACTTTCTAATGAAAATTTGACAGTAGCTTCGCTTTCCGTCGAAGAATGGCCGCTAACATTGCCGCGTTATTTTAGTAATTTACGAACCAAGCCAATAGAACCAGTCTATAAAGAAGTAGCACAATTAATCGGTGATGTAGATCCAAAGTATTATTTGGATCAAGTTCAGGTGGTTATTGAAAAAATATTGGTACAGCGCAGACGAATCCGAGAAAGCATTTTTATTGAATCGATGAGAAAGTTTGGTTTAATTCACAAAACGGAACCTTTAGAATTATGCGTGCCAGTATATAGCTCAGCGTCTTCATTTGAAATGCAACCTCAATTTAATCAATTATCTGTCATTATGAAGCGAATTATTCTAGCAAAAGTGATGACTGAATTGAATGTCACAGCAACAACAAGCATTTTTATTAAAGAAGAGCGCTAA
- the glgB gene encoding 1,4-alpha-glucan branching protein GlgB, which produces MSVKDKKFLEAEQRFLTGENFYAQHLLGVHKEGENYIFRVWAPNAQKVWLVGDFNEWDDSLPMEMREVSGIWEVATSLPKEGEKYKFKIRQADGREIMKIDPFAIRFEERPGMAAVLHTVPTKTWKDGLWRGRQKRRNTFKRPLNIYEVHASSWKQHSEGTPYSFADLKDELIPYVKKMGYTHIEFMPLMEHPLGMSWGYQLTGYFALSSYYGTPKEFQDFVEECHLNNIGVFVDWVPGHFCINDDTLPYYDGTPTFEYEDPNRAKNNRWGTICFDLGKPQVQSFLISSALFWLEMYHIDGIRVDAVSSMLYLDYDDGPWTPNHEGGNRNFEGFYFLQKLNAVIKLAYPATIMMAEESSSETKITGLIENDALGFDYKWNMGWMNDVLRFYEMDPLFRKDNFRLLTFSFMYMMNENYILAFSHDEVVHGKKSLMHKMWGDRYKQFAHLRNMYTYMMTHPGKKLLFMGSEFGQFLEWKYDEQLEWENLDDDMNLKMQHFTSTLNHFYEKEPALWELEDSRETIEIIDADNLEDTVLSFIRKGKTKKDFLIVVLNLAPVERHDFVIGVPYPGTYQEILNTEMEEFGGTWTKNNDDMQTIEQSFKQFDYQVQTVLPALGALIIRPKDVNVRIKKKVKKATKVTNGITATNEIQASKLKGGKVNSSPKK; this is translated from the coding sequence ATGAGTGTGAAAGACAAAAAGTTTTTAGAAGCTGAACAACGATTTTTAACCGGAGAAAATTTTTACGCTCAACATTTATTGGGAGTGCACAAAGAAGGAGAGAACTATATTTTTCGTGTTTGGGCACCAAATGCACAAAAAGTATGGTTAGTTGGCGATTTTAACGAATGGGACGATTCTTTGCCTATGGAAATGCGCGAAGTATCAGGGATTTGGGAAGTAGCAACTTCTCTTCCTAAAGAAGGCGAAAAATATAAGTTTAAAATTCGTCAAGCCGATGGACGGGAGATTATGAAAATCGATCCCTTTGCTATCCGGTTTGAAGAGCGCCCTGGTATGGCAGCAGTCTTGCATACGGTTCCAACTAAAACTTGGAAGGATGGTTTATGGCGTGGACGACAAAAAAGACGTAATACATTTAAACGTCCATTAAACATTTACGAAGTCCATGCAAGTTCGTGGAAACAACATTCAGAGGGCACACCATATTCATTTGCTGATTTAAAAGATGAACTCATTCCTTATGTGAAAAAAATGGGGTATACCCACATTGAATTTATGCCATTGATGGAACATCCACTAGGTATGTCTTGGGGGTATCAATTGACCGGTTATTTTGCATTGTCTTCGTATTACGGTACACCAAAAGAATTCCAAGATTTTGTCGAGGAATGTCATTTGAACAATATTGGCGTATTTGTCGATTGGGTTCCAGGTCATTTTTGTATTAACGATGATACATTACCTTATTATGATGGTACACCGACATTTGAGTATGAAGATCCGAACCGAGCGAAAAATAATCGCTGGGGTACTATTTGTTTTGATTTAGGAAAACCACAAGTCCAAAGTTTTTTAATCTCAAGTGCTTTGTTTTGGCTTGAAATGTACCATATTGATGGGATACGTGTAGATGCAGTTTCAAGCATGTTATATCTAGACTACGATGATGGACCTTGGACACCAAATCATGAAGGTGGTAATCGGAATTTTGAAGGATTTTATTTCTTACAAAAATTAAATGCCGTAATTAAACTTGCATATCCCGCAACAATTATGATGGCGGAAGAGAGTAGCTCTGAAACCAAAATTACAGGATTAATCGAAAATGATGCGTTAGGATTTGATTATAAGTGGAATATGGGATGGATGAATGACGTCTTACGTTTTTACGAGATGGACCCATTATTCCGCAAAGATAACTTTCGTTTATTGACATTCTCATTTATGTATATGATGAATGAAAATTATATATTAGCTTTTTCTCATGATGAAGTTGTTCATGGAAAGAAAAGTTTGATGCATAAAATGTGGGGAGATCGGTATAAGCAATTTGCGCATTTACGAAATATGTATACGTATATGATGACGCATCCTGGGAAAAAACTTCTCTTTATGGGAAGCGAATTCGGACAATTTCTCGAATGGAAATATGATGAGCAATTGGAATGGGAAAACTTAGACGATGACATGAACCTCAAAATGCAACACTTTACAAGTACATTGAATCACTTCTATGAAAAAGAGCCTGCCTTATGGGAATTAGAAGACAGTCGTGAAACAATTGAAATTATCGACGCAGATAATTTAGAGGACACGGTCCTTTCTTTTATTCGTAAAGGCAAAACAAAAAAAGATTTCTTGATTGTCGTTTTAAATCTTGCACCGGTAGAACGACATGATTTTGTAATAGGTGTTCCTTATCCAGGTACGTATCAAGAAATACTTAATACAGAAATGGAGGAGTTTGGCGGAACGTGGACTAAAAATAATGATGATATGCAAACGATTGAGCAATCATTTAAGCAATTTGATTATCAAGTTCAAACCGTTTTACCAGCATTAGGCGCACTAATTATTCGTCCGAAAGATGTTAATGTACGAATAAAGAAAAAAGTCAAAAAAGCAACAAAAGTAACTAACGGAATAACAGCAACAAATGAAATACAAGCAAGTAAGTTGAAAGGGGGCAAGGTGAATTCTTCACCGAAAAAATGA